Sequence from the Persephonella sp. genome:
GTCCTGTTGACTGCCTTATAATGACAGACATATACGAGACAGCTTCCTATCACAGAGCAGGTTGTGTTACCCATATGAAAGACATGTGTGAAAGGGCTGAAGATTTTGATAAAAGACGTTACGATGAACCTGACAGAATCTGGATAGATGATGAAGAAAGAAGTAAGTTATGGGGGCAAATTAAATGGAGCTAACTGTAACAGCTTTCTGGGTTTTTTCAACCTTAGCTGTTTTGTCAGCAGTAGGTGTCGTATTTTTTAGAAACATTATTTATGCGGTTTTGTCTCTTATTTCTGCGTTAATAATGGTTTCAGGGCTTTTCTTCTCTATGGGAGCTGAACTTATCGGTGCACTGCAGATACTGATATACGCAGTTGCAATCGTTGTTTTTTACGTTCTGGTAATATCAACAGTTCCAGAATTTAAAGGTAAGGCTTTTGAGCCAAAATATATGCTAATCTCTCTTCCTGTAGGTTTTCTCATATTTCTTGAACTTGCTTTTGTTTCCCTTTATGGTGCATGGAAATCAAACACAGGTATATTCACCCCTGAGGTGATAAATGAGGTTGGAAATCCGCAAGCTGTTGCTACCGTTTTATTTACAAAATATCTATTCCCGTTTGAAGTCGCTTCACTGATACTTTTGGTTGCTATGATTGGATCAATCATAATCGGGAAAAAAGATCATGTTATAGATGAGGAGGCTAAAGGCTGATGGTTCCTTATGAGTATTACGTGGCACTGAGCGGACTTCTTATGATTCTTGGTTTGATAGGTATTGCGGTTAGAAGGAATATAATAGCTCTGCTTCTATCAACGGAACTGATGCTCAATGCTGTTAATATAGCTTTTGTTGCCTTTGATATGAAACTGGCAGATGTTGGTGGACAGGTTTTTGTATTCTTTATTCTTACTATTGCAGCTGCAGAGGCAGCTGTTGGTCTTGGTTTGATAATGGCTATTTACAGACTCCGTAAAGATGTTGATACAGAAACACTTACAGAACTAAAGAATTAAGAGGAGTGAGATGGAGTATTTATGGATTATACCTTTTTCACCTCTGATAGCTTTTATAATCATAGGGTTGTTCGGATATAAATTTTTGAGGGAACCTTTATCAGGAATTATAGCTGTTGTTGCTGTGGCTATCTCTGCTGTTGTATCTGTCATTGGTTTTATAAAAGTGGCGGCAACAGGTGAGCACTATAACCTTAAACTTTTTACATGGTTGCCTCTTGGTGATTACGAAATCTCTGTCAGTATTCTTTGGGATCCTTTATCTGCACTTATGACCTGTGTTGTTACCGTTATATCAACATTTATTTTTATATTTGCCACAGGATATATGAGAAATGAGCCCTCCTATCCAAGATTTTTTGCTTACCTTTCTCTGTTTGTTTTTATGATGCTAATGCTTACTCTATCTGATAACCTTGTTCAGCTTTTCTTTGGTTGGGAAGGTGTAGGTCTTGCTTCATATCTGCTTATCGGTTTTTACCACCACAAAAATTCTGCAGCAGATGCAGCTTTTGAGTCTTTTATAACTAACAGGGTAGGTGACTGGCTGTTTTTAACAGGTCTTTTGCTTGCTTTTGTAACATTTGGAACCCTTGATTACATAGATATATTTAATAAAATCCCTGAAGCCGAATACTGGGTAATAACCGCTATAGCTTTACTTCTTTTTGGGGGAGCTGTGGGTAAATCTGCACAGCTTGGACTCCATATATGGCTTCCAAACGCTATGGAAGGTCCAACCCCTGTTTCTGCACTGATCCACGCTGCCACAATGGTTGCTGCCGGGGTTTATATGGTAGCCAGGCTTATGCCTGTGTTTGCGGCTTCAGATATAGCCCTTGATGTTGTTCTGTTTGTTGGAACAGCGTCTGCATTTATAGCAGCAACAATGGGTCTCGTTCAGAATGATATAAAGAGGATAATAGCCTATTCAACTATGTCACAGCTTGGCTATATGTTTGCAGCTGAAGGTCTCGGTCTTTTTGGTGAAGGAATGTTCCATCTTGCGTCACACGCTGTTTTTAAAGCACTTCTATTCCTTGCAGCAGGTTCTGTTCTTATAGGCATTCATCATATTCTTAATGTTCAAAAAATGGGACAGCTTAGAAAATATATGCCTATTACTGCTGTAACATTTTTGATTGGTGCCCTCGCCTTGGCAGGAATTCCTCCGTTTGCAGGGTTTTTCTCTAAGGATCCTATTATTGAAGGTGCCTATGAAATATCCAAACTTGCATGGTTCTTCCTGTGGGCTGGAGCCCTTTTAACAGCATTTTATATATTCAGACTTTATTTTCTGGTTTTTGAAAATGGTGACAGACTTGATCCACATGTTAAGGAGCATGTTCATGAGTCTCCACCTACTATGACGATTCCGCTGATTGTTCTGGCATCTGGAGCTGTAGTTCTTGGTTTCTTTAAAGAGTTCTTTGGAAATTTCTTGAAACCATCTCTTGATCCTGCACAGATGGGCTTTTTGTCTGAGGAAGCTAAAAAAGTTGTTGAGGATGGTTTAAGTAGAGCAGATCATGTTCATATAGCCGATGATGCACTTCACTTCATGGTTCACTCTTTAACATCTCCTATTGGAATACTCGCACTGGTTACAGCAATCCTCGGAATATTTGCAGCATGGGTGATTTATCAGCTTAAGAAGATTGATGCGAGAGAGATCGCTAGAACATTCAAGCCTCTTTACTTACTTTTCTATAATAGATGGTATTTTGATTTCATATACTATGCGGCGTTTGTTTACGGTTATTATAAGTTTTCTAAGATACTGTGGTTTATTGGGGATAAGATCATTATTGACGGTATTGTTGATGGCTCAGCGAAAGTATCCCTTGCTACAGGTAGCGGACTGAGATTATTCCAGTCCGGAAGAATTGGTGCGTATGTCACACAGATGGCTATTGGAATACTGATATTCCTTGGAATATTCTTACTTTTTGTGTAGGGGGCTGAAGAATGACAGTAGAGTTTGTTAATGCCACATTTCCGATAATAACAGTCTCAATAGTAATACCTCTTATTGCTGCTGGTTTATTGTTTTTCCTTCATGAAAAACATGCAAAACCTGTCAGTATAATCACATCTATTATAGTTTTTATACTCTCCACATATATGCTTTTTGCTTATGATTACTCAAGTTATAAAATCCAGTTTTATGAAAAATACACATGGATACCTTATCTTGGAGTAAGCTACGAAGTTGGTGTTGATGCCCTTTCGTTAACTATGGTATGGCTTACAGCCTTATGTTTTGTTGCTGCTTTTGTCTGGAGTACAAACATACAGAAAAGGATAAAGGAGTATTTTATATCTTTTCTTGTTCTTGAGGCTGCTTGTATAGGTGTGTTTGTTTCGTGGGATCTTGTCTGGTTCTACATATTCTGGGAAGCGATGCTAATTCCAATGTTTCTAATAATAGGAGTATGGGGATACGCTGAGAGAATTTATGCTGCTACTAAATTCTTTATTTATACATTCTTTGGTTCCCTTTTCCTTCTTCTTGGTGTTATAGGTATGTATATCTACCAGTATATGGAGAAGGGTATACTCTCTACAAGTTATTTTGATCTTGTGACTCTGGGTCTTCCTTTCAGGCTTGAAGTTATATTCTTCCTGCTTCTTGCTCTTGGTTTTGCGATTAAAGTTCCCATGTGGCCGTTCCACACGTGGCTTCCTGCCGCACACGTTCAGGCACCAACAGCCGGTTCTGTAATACTTGCTGCTGTTCTTCTAAAAATGGGAACTTATGGATTTGTTAGGTTTTCACTTCCCTGGTTCCCTGAGGCGTCAAAATATTTTATGCCTGTGATGTTTACCCTTGGTGTTATAGCTGTTATTTATACTGCTATGATGGCTCTTGCACAAACACACATAAAAAGGCTTATAGCGTATTCATCGGTATCCCATATGGGTTTTGTAACGATCGGAACATTCGCACTTAACATGAATGGATTGAACGGTGCGATAATAACAATGATTTCCCACGGTTTTACTTCTGCTGCATTATTCCTTGCTGCAGGTTATATATATGAGAGAGTTCACTCCTATGAGATTAAAGATCTGGGAGGACTTGCCAGATTTATGCCTGTTTTTGCAACCCTTTTTATGATATCGGCTATGGCTTCTGCCGGTCTTCCAGGGTTGTCAGGATTTGTTGGTGAGTTTCTGGTTCTTCTGGGAACATTTGATGTAAGTAAACTAACCGCTGTTCTTGCTGGTATAAGTCTTATAGTAGGAGCAGGTTATACATTGTGGCTTTACCACAAAGCTATGTTTAAAGAGGGGGAACTTCCATCTTCAAAAATTGAAAAGTGGGAAAAATTAAGGGACATGAACGCCCCTGAATTTTTATCATTTATACCTCTTGTTGTTCTTATGTTTGTTATAGGTCTTTATCCTGCGTGGTGGGTTAGGTTGCTTGAAAAAACATCAGCAGCTATTCTTTCTAAGTTCATAGGAGGCTAAGAGATGTCAGTATTACAGGAGCTTGTTGCAGGAATTGGAATACCTAATTTTAAGGTTTTAATACCTGAAATAATAATTCTTATAACCGCTTTTATTGTATTTGCAATAGAGCTTTTAACAAAAGCCCGTTTTGCTATAACGTTTGTGACCGCTGTAGGTCTTATACTGGCTTCTATACCTACTTTAACAATGGAACAGGGTGATATTACATTTTATGGTTTGTATATTGTAGATTCATTCTCTTTAACCTTTAAGTTTTTCCTGATCCTCTCAACATTTTTTGTTGTTATTGTTTTAAGACCGTATCTTGAATCTAAAAAGACTTATTACGGGGAATATTACTACCTTATTCTTTTTGCCCTTCTTGGAACTATGATAATGGTTTCAGCGGCAAACCTTGTTACATTTTATATTGGTTTAGAACTTGCTGCTATTACCATATACATACTGGCAGGTATGTTTAAGAAAGATTATCTTTCTAAAGAGGGTGCTTTTAAATATCTTATTCTTGGTGGAAGTGGAACAGCGATAATAAGTTATGGAATTGCTCTCATTTATGGAAGAACAGGATCTTTTGATTTTTCAACTGTGGCAGACAGCATTATTCATGGCGGTCTTGATGTTGGGGCTGTTGCAGGTATCGCTCTTTTGATAATAGGTCTTGGTCTTAAAGCATCATCTGTTCCTTTTCATTTCTGGACACCTGATGCTTATCAGGGTGCCCCTACGCCTATTACAGCTTTTATGGCTGTCACAGCAAAAGTTGCAACGTTTGCTGTTATTTTGAGGGTAATGGTTGAAGCATTTCCATTTGCATATGAGGTATGGAACCTCGGTTGGGCTCTTCTTGCCGCCGCTTCAATGATATTTGGTAATTTTGTTGCCCTTAAGCAGGATAATGTTAAAAGAATGCTTGCTTATTCTTCAATCGCCCATTCGGGCTATATACTTGCTGCACTTGCTGCTCCCACAGATGCTGCGTTTACTGCACTAATTTTTTACTCACTTGTATACATATTCATGGGACTTGGAGGTTTTATATTTCTGTCTGCACTTGAAAGGCAGTATGGCTGGAGCAACCATATAAATGACTTTAGAGGTCTTGCTAAAAGGTCTCCTATGCTTGCCCTTTTTATGCTTATATTCATGTTCTCAATGCTTGGAATACCGCCAACTGTAGGATTTTTTGGTAAGTTAGGTATTTTCCTTGCTTTGATAGGTTCAGATATCTGGTGGCTTGCCGTTGTTCTGGTAGTTATGAGTATAGTTTCTGCAGGATACTATCTGAGAGTTGTCATTTATATGTATATGCATGAACCTGTAAGCTCAGCAAGATTTAATCTATCACTTGGGGAATCGTTTACCCTTGCATTTATGGCAACATTTGTTCTTATACTCGGTATATATCCAACCGTTTTTATTGAAATTTCACAACTCTTAGGAAGACTTCTCTTACAGGGCGTTGGAATGTAAATGAAAGGTGAACTGTTTATCCTGTCCTCTCCTGCTGGAGGGGGCAAAACAACAATTGCAAACCTTCTTATAAAAGAAGTACCAAATCTAAAAAGGGTTATAACCTGCACCACAAGAAAACCTCGTCCATACGAAAAAAACGGAGTAGATTATTATTTTTTATCAAAACAGGAATTTGAAAATAGAATAAAAAAAGGTGAGTTTTTAGAATATGCTGTCGTCCACGGCAATTATTACGGAACTCCAAAAAAAGAAGTGGAAGAAGAACTAAAAAAAGGTTATGATCTGCTTCTTGTTATTGATGTTCAAGGAATGAGACAGATAAAAAAAAATAAAAAAGATCTTATAACAATCTTTTTGCTTCCACCTTCTATTAAAGAGCTGATAAGAAGAATGGAAAAAAGGGGAGATTCTGAAGAGGAGATCAAAAAGAGAATTGAAACTGCAAAAAAAGAGATCCCTGCATGGAAAGAGTATGATTATG
This genomic interval carries:
- a CDS encoding NADH-quinone oxidoreductase subunit J is translated as MELTVTAFWVFSTLAVLSAVGVVFFRNIIYAVLSLISALIMVSGLFFSMGAELIGALQILIYAVAIVVFYVLVISTVPEFKGKAFEPKYMLISLPVGFLIFLELAFVSLYGAWKSNTGIFTPEVINEVGNPQAVATVLFTKYLFPFEVASLILLVAMIGSIIIGKKDHVIDEEAKG
- a CDS encoding NADH-quinone oxidoreductase subunit N, giving the protein MSVLQELVAGIGIPNFKVLIPEIIILITAFIVFAIELLTKARFAITFVTAVGLILASIPTLTMEQGDITFYGLYIVDSFSLTFKFFLILSTFFVVIVLRPYLESKKTYYGEYYYLILFALLGTMIMVSAANLVTFYIGLELAAITIYILAGMFKKDYLSKEGAFKYLILGGSGTAIISYGIALIYGRTGSFDFSTVADSIIHGGLDVGAVAGIALLIIGLGLKASSVPFHFWTPDAYQGAPTPITAFMAVTAKVATFAVILRVMVEAFPFAYEVWNLGWALLAAASMIFGNFVALKQDNVKRMLAYSSIAHSGYILAALAAPTDAAFTALIFYSLVYIFMGLGGFIFLSALERQYGWSNHINDFRGLAKRSPMLALFMLIFMFSMLGIPPTVGFFGKLGIFLALIGSDIWWLAVVLVVMSIVSAGYYLRVVIYMYMHEPVSSARFNLSLGESFTLAFMATFVLILGIYPTVFIEISQLLGRLLLQGVGM
- a CDS encoding NADH-quinone oxidoreductase subunit M, translating into MTVEFVNATFPIITVSIVIPLIAAGLLFFLHEKHAKPVSIITSIIVFILSTYMLFAYDYSSYKIQFYEKYTWIPYLGVSYEVGVDALSLTMVWLTALCFVAAFVWSTNIQKRIKEYFISFLVLEAACIGVFVSWDLVWFYIFWEAMLIPMFLIIGVWGYAERIYAATKFFIYTFFGSLFLLLGVIGMYIYQYMEKGILSTSYFDLVTLGLPFRLEVIFFLLLALGFAIKVPMWPFHTWLPAAHVQAPTAGSVILAAVLLKMGTYGFVRFSLPWFPEASKYFMPVMFTLGVIAVIYTAMMALAQTHIKRLIAYSSVSHMGFVTIGTFALNMNGLNGAIITMISHGFTSAALFLAAGYIYERVHSYEIKDLGGLARFMPVFATLFMISAMASAGLPGLSGFVGEFLVLLGTFDVSKLTAVLAGISLIVGAGYTLWLYHKAMFKEGELPSSKIEKWEKLRDMNAPEFLSFIPLVVLMFVIGLYPAWWVRLLEKTSAAILSKFIGG
- the nuoK gene encoding NADH-quinone oxidoreductase subunit NuoK — protein: MVPYEYYVALSGLLMILGLIGIAVRRNIIALLLSTELMLNAVNIAFVAFDMKLADVGGQVFVFFILTIAAAEAAVGLGLIMAIYRLRKDVDTETLTELKN
- the nuoL gene encoding NADH-quinone oxidoreductase subunit L, giving the protein MEYLWIIPFSPLIAFIIIGLFGYKFLREPLSGIIAVVAVAISAVVSVIGFIKVAATGEHYNLKLFTWLPLGDYEISVSILWDPLSALMTCVVTVISTFIFIFATGYMRNEPSYPRFFAYLSLFVFMMLMLTLSDNLVQLFFGWEGVGLASYLLIGFYHHKNSAADAAFESFITNRVGDWLFLTGLLLAFVTFGTLDYIDIFNKIPEAEYWVITAIALLLFGGAVGKSAQLGLHIWLPNAMEGPTPVSALIHAATMVAAGVYMVARLMPVFAASDIALDVVLFVGTASAFIAATMGLVQNDIKRIIAYSTMSQLGYMFAAEGLGLFGEGMFHLASHAVFKALLFLAAGSVLIGIHHILNVQKMGQLRKYMPITAVTFLIGALALAGIPPFAGFFSKDPIIEGAYEISKLAWFFLWAGALLTAFYIFRLYFLVFENGDRLDPHVKEHVHESPPTMTIPLIVLASGAVVLGFFKEFFGNFLKPSLDPAQMGFLSEEAKKVVEDGLSRADHVHIADDALHFMVHSLTSPIGILALVTAILGIFAAWVIYQLKKIDAREIARTFKPLYLLFYNRWYFDFIYYAAFVYGYYKFSKILWFIGDKIIIDGIVDGSAKVSLATGSGLRLFQSGRIGAYVTQMAIGILIFLGIFLLFV
- the gmk gene encoding guanylate kinase, producing MKGELFILSSPAGGGKTTIANLLIKEVPNLKRVITCTTRKPRPYEKNGVDYYFLSKQEFENRIKKGEFLEYAVVHGNYYGTPKKEVEEELKKGYDLLLVIDVQGMRQIKKNKKDLITIFLLPPSIKELIRRMEKRGDSEEEIKKRIETAKKEIPAWKEYDYVVVNDQIQKAKEDIKHIIFSQRLKTSRFNPELVNDPELKRLMGL